Proteins from one Astatotilapia calliptera chromosome 8, fAstCal1.2, whole genome shotgun sequence genomic window:
- the ush1gb gene encoding Usher syndrome type-1G protein homolog isoform X1, producing MNDRYHRAARDGFLDVLKEATRKDLNAPDEDGMTPTLWAAYHGNLEALRLIVSRGGDPDKCDIWGNTPLHLAAANGHHNCLSFLVAFGANVWCLDNDYHTPLDMAATKGHMDCVRYLDSIAAKQITINPKLVSKLKDRAFRAAERRIKECAKLQKKHHERMSRKFMKESAALDNLDAISFSSYTSSSTLSRKFNTVTSNMPYSQVATLHSTAKGKAKIQKKLEKKKQVDGTFKIYEDGRKSVRSLSGLQLGNDVMFLKQGTYTNPRERSRLNIRDMFPRDIDDDADTISRAMSDPGLHEAAYSEISADSGRDSLFTRPGLGTMVFRRNYMSGGMFGIGVEESVAGSEPVGRAPNVRLRGKLPRHLPSFDEDSIGSALSLQERNLQELPWEETELGLDEDMEPENNPLETFLASQSLSEFMPIFRREKIDLEALLLCSDTDLTSIHIPLGPRKKLLDACKRRLDTLDEPEAIEDTEL from the exons ATGAACGACCGGTATCACCGGGCGGCCCGGGACGGCTTCCTGGACGTGCTAAAGGAGGCCACACGGAAGGATCTGAACGCCCCGGACGAGGATGGGATGACACCGACCTTATGGGCCGCTTACCACGGCAACCTGGAGGCGCTCCGGCTCATCGTGAGCAGAGG AGGTGACCCGGACAAATGCGACATTTGGGGGAACACACCGCTCCACCTGGCAGCTGCCAACGGCCACCATAACTGCCTGTCCTTCCTGGTGGCTTTCGGTGCCAACGTGTGGTGTCTCGACAATGACTACCACACGCCGCTGGACATGGCTGCCACCAAGGGCCACATGGACTGCGTTCGCTACCTGGACTCCATCGCCGCCAAGCAGATTACCATCAACCCAAAGCTGGTCAGCAAGCTCAAGGATCGGGCGTTTCGCGCCGCGGAGCGCCGGATCAAAGAGTGCGCAAAGCTGCAGAAGAAACACCATGAACGCATGTCAAGGAAGTTCATGAAGGAGTCTGCGGCCTTAGACAACTTGGACGCTATTAGCTTTTCTAgctacaccagcagcagcactctGAGCCGCAAGTTCAACACTGTCACCTCCAACATGCCATACTCGCAGGTG GCCACCCTGCATTCGACAGCCAAGGGCAAGGCCAAGATACAGAAGAAGCTCGAGAAAAAGAAGCAGGTTGACGGTACGTTCAAGATCTACGAAGATGGCAGGAAAAGCGTGCGCTCGCTGTCTGGCCTGCAGCTAGGCAATGACGTGATGTTCCTCAAACAGGGCACCTACACCAACCCCAGAGAGCGGTCGCGGCTCAACATCCGTGATATGTTTCCCCGTGACATTGACGACGATGCTGACACCATCTCCCGAGCCATGAGTGACCCAGGCCTCCACGAGGCGGCTTATTCCGAGATCAGCGCAGACTCCGGGCGTGACTCGCTGTTCACTCGACCGGGGCTCGGGACCATGGTTTTCAGGAGGAACTATATGAGCGGAGGCATGTTTGGAATTGGGGTAGAGGAAAGCGTTGCAGGGAGTGAACCTGTGGGGAGAGCGCCTAACGTCCGACTGCGAGGAAAACTGCCTCGACACTTGCCCAGCTTCGATGAGGATAGTATTGGCAGCGCTTTGAGCCTGCAAGAAAGAAATCTGCAGGAGCTGCCCTGGGAGGAGACTGAGCTTGGGCTGGATGAGGACATGGAGCCAGAGAACAATCCTCTGGAGACTTTCCTGGCCTCTCAGAGTCTCAGTGAGTTCATGCCCATATTCAGGAGGGAGAAGATCGACTTGGAAGCTCTGTTGCTATGCTCTGATACAGACCTCACCAGTATCCACATCCCTCTAGGGCCCAGGAAAAAACTGTTGGATGCCTGTAAGAGACGTTTGGATACTCTGGATGAACCAGAGGCCATTGAAGATACTGAGCTGTGA
- the ush1gb gene encoding Usher syndrome type-1G protein homolog isoform X2: MNDRYHRAARDGFLDVLKEATRKDLNAPDEDGMTPTLWAAYHGNLEALRLIVSRGGDPDKCDIWGNTPLHLAAANGHHNCLSFLVAFGANVWCLDNDYHTPLDMAATKGHMDCVRYLDSIAAKQITINPKLVSKLKDRAFRAAERRIKECAKLQKKHHERMSRKFMKESAALDNLDAISFSSYTSSSTLSRKFNTVTSNMPYSQATLHSTAKGKAKIQKKLEKKKQVDGTFKIYEDGRKSVRSLSGLQLGNDVMFLKQGTYTNPRERSRLNIRDMFPRDIDDDADTISRAMSDPGLHEAAYSEISADSGRDSLFTRPGLGTMVFRRNYMSGGMFGIGVEESVAGSEPVGRAPNVRLRGKLPRHLPSFDEDSIGSALSLQERNLQELPWEETELGLDEDMEPENNPLETFLASQSLSEFMPIFRREKIDLEALLLCSDTDLTSIHIPLGPRKKLLDACKRRLDTLDEPEAIEDTEL, from the exons ATGAACGACCGGTATCACCGGGCGGCCCGGGACGGCTTCCTGGACGTGCTAAAGGAGGCCACACGGAAGGATCTGAACGCCCCGGACGAGGATGGGATGACACCGACCTTATGGGCCGCTTACCACGGCAACCTGGAGGCGCTCCGGCTCATCGTGAGCAGAGG AGGTGACCCGGACAAATGCGACATTTGGGGGAACACACCGCTCCACCTGGCAGCTGCCAACGGCCACCATAACTGCCTGTCCTTCCTGGTGGCTTTCGGTGCCAACGTGTGGTGTCTCGACAATGACTACCACACGCCGCTGGACATGGCTGCCACCAAGGGCCACATGGACTGCGTTCGCTACCTGGACTCCATCGCCGCCAAGCAGATTACCATCAACCCAAAGCTGGTCAGCAAGCTCAAGGATCGGGCGTTTCGCGCCGCGGAGCGCCGGATCAAAGAGTGCGCAAAGCTGCAGAAGAAACACCATGAACGCATGTCAAGGAAGTTCATGAAGGAGTCTGCGGCCTTAGACAACTTGGACGCTATTAGCTTTTCTAgctacaccagcagcagcactctGAGCCGCAAGTTCAACACTGTCACCTCCAACATGCCATACTCGCAG GCCACCCTGCATTCGACAGCCAAGGGCAAGGCCAAGATACAGAAGAAGCTCGAGAAAAAGAAGCAGGTTGACGGTACGTTCAAGATCTACGAAGATGGCAGGAAAAGCGTGCGCTCGCTGTCTGGCCTGCAGCTAGGCAATGACGTGATGTTCCTCAAACAGGGCACCTACACCAACCCCAGAGAGCGGTCGCGGCTCAACATCCGTGATATGTTTCCCCGTGACATTGACGACGATGCTGACACCATCTCCCGAGCCATGAGTGACCCAGGCCTCCACGAGGCGGCTTATTCCGAGATCAGCGCAGACTCCGGGCGTGACTCGCTGTTCACTCGACCGGGGCTCGGGACCATGGTTTTCAGGAGGAACTATATGAGCGGAGGCATGTTTGGAATTGGGGTAGAGGAAAGCGTTGCAGGGAGTGAACCTGTGGGGAGAGCGCCTAACGTCCGACTGCGAGGAAAACTGCCTCGACACTTGCCCAGCTTCGATGAGGATAGTATTGGCAGCGCTTTGAGCCTGCAAGAAAGAAATCTGCAGGAGCTGCCCTGGGAGGAGACTGAGCTTGGGCTGGATGAGGACATGGAGCCAGAGAACAATCCTCTGGAGACTTTCCTGGCCTCTCAGAGTCTCAGTGAGTTCATGCCCATATTCAGGAGGGAGAAGATCGACTTGGAAGCTCTGTTGCTATGCTCTGATACAGACCTCACCAGTATCCACATCCCTCTAGGGCCCAGGAAAAAACTGTTGGATGCCTGTAAGAGACGTTTGGATACTCTGGATGAACCAGAGGCCATTGAAGATACTGAGCTGTGA
- the ush1gb gene encoding Usher syndrome type-1G protein homolog isoform X3 → MSNEERRCVGSSGPRPPLDNQHAWCSSPSNQSVRRYVPLQAVRTPGVTVTSTSRLPWNRTGTEPRCRHERPVSPGGPGRLPGRAKGGHTEGSERPGRGWDDTDLMGRLPRQPGGAPAHREQRATLHSTAKGKAKIQKKLEKKKQVDGTFKIYEDGRKSVRSLSGLQLGNDVMFLKQGTYTNPRERSRLNIRDMFPRDIDDDADTISRAMSDPGLHEAAYSEISADSGRDSLFTRPGLGTMVFRRNYMSGGMFGIGVEESVAGSEPVGRAPNVRLRGKLPRHLPSFDEDSIGSALSLQERNLQELPWEETELGLDEDMEPENNPLETFLASQSLSEFMPIFRREKIDLEALLLCSDTDLTSIHIPLGPRKKLLDACKRRLDTLDEPEAIEDTEL, encoded by the exons ATGAGCAATGAGGAAAGGCGGTGTGTAGGATCGTCTGGGCCACGCCCCCCGCTTGACAACCAGCACGCCTGGTGTTCGTCTCCCAGCAACCAGTCAGTCCGCCGCTACGTCCCGCTGCAGGCCGTCCGGACTCCCGGAGTGACAGTTACCTCCACATCCAGGCTTCCATGGAACCGGACTGGGACTGAGCCGAGGTGTCGCCATGAACGACCGGTATCACCGGGCGGCCCGGGACGGCTTCCTGGACGTGCTAAAGGAGGCCACACGGAAGGATCTGAACGCCCCGGACGAGGATGGGATGACACCGACCTTATGGGCCGCTTACCACGGCAACCTGGAGGCGCTCCGGCTCATCGTGAGCAGAGG GCCACCCTGCATTCGACAGCCAAGGGCAAGGCCAAGATACAGAAGAAGCTCGAGAAAAAGAAGCAGGTTGACGGTACGTTCAAGATCTACGAAGATGGCAGGAAAAGCGTGCGCTCGCTGTCTGGCCTGCAGCTAGGCAATGACGTGATGTTCCTCAAACAGGGCACCTACACCAACCCCAGAGAGCGGTCGCGGCTCAACATCCGTGATATGTTTCCCCGTGACATTGACGACGATGCTGACACCATCTCCCGAGCCATGAGTGACCCAGGCCTCCACGAGGCGGCTTATTCCGAGATCAGCGCAGACTCCGGGCGTGACTCGCTGTTCACTCGACCGGGGCTCGGGACCATGGTTTTCAGGAGGAACTATATGAGCGGAGGCATGTTTGGAATTGGGGTAGAGGAAAGCGTTGCAGGGAGTGAACCTGTGGGGAGAGCGCCTAACGTCCGACTGCGAGGAAAACTGCCTCGACACTTGCCCAGCTTCGATGAGGATAGTATTGGCAGCGCTTTGAGCCTGCAAGAAAGAAATCTGCAGGAGCTGCCCTGGGAGGAGACTGAGCTTGGGCTGGATGAGGACATGGAGCCAGAGAACAATCCTCTGGAGACTTTCCTGGCCTCTCAGAGTCTCAGTGAGTTCATGCCCATATTCAGGAGGGAGAAGATCGACTTGGAAGCTCTGTTGCTATGCTCTGATACAGACCTCACCAGTATCCACATCCCTCTAGGGCCCAGGAAAAAACTGTTGGATGCCTGTAAGAGACGTTTGGATACTCTGGATGAACCAGAGGCCATTGAAGATACTGAGCTGTGA
- the fads6 gene encoding fatty acid desaturase 6 — protein MQSVQDERRDERERGGGRGDEEMLIKTRGDPKIKNGGAGAEEVEESLMMELTRLVQKVVKESSWWERRGVDCSILAAAFLCLPPAFLLLGSSRLLGFSAGVLLMGVAHAVITVKGTHLASHGALSESQAWGRFWAVFFIEICGSFSARAGIQGHIKMHHAHTNVIGLGDSSVWKVPFLPRIIYLFIAPLAVPIITPLVALAQLKGQSLAHILRTILMVTLGLYSQYWLLINVSGFTSPYGALLCMLVCRAMFSVPYIHVNIFQHIGLPMFSPTRRPKRIHQMTHGVLNLPRNPLLDRIFGHSLINCHVEHHLFPFLSDNMCLKVKPVVSKYLTEKQLPYQEDTYSSRLHLFFHKYQELMVFAPPITELVGVQ, from the exons ATGCAGAGCGTACAAGATGAGCGGAGGGATGAgagggaaagaggaggaggaagaggtgatGAAGAGATGTTAATCAAGACGAGAGGGGACCCAAAGATTAAGAATGGAGGCGCAGGAGCTGAAGAGGTGGAGGAGTCTCTCATGATGGAGCTGACGAGGCTGGTTCAGAAGGTGGTGAAGGAGAGCAGCTGGTGGGAGAGGAGGGGGGTCGATTGCAGTATCCTGGCAGCAGCATTCCTCTGTCTGCCACCTG ccttcctgctgctgggcTCCTCGAGGCTTCTGGGGTTTTCTGCGGGCGTCCTGCTGATGGGCGTGGCTCACGCTGTCATCACCGTCAAGGGGACACATCTGGCGAGCCATGGGGCGCTGAGCGAGTCGCAGGCCTGGGGAAGGTTCTGGGCCGTCTTTTTCATCGAG ATCTGTGGCTCATTCTCGGCACGAGCCGGGATTCAGGGCCACATTAAGATGCATCACGCTCACACTAATGTCATTGGACTGGGTGACTCCAGCGTGTGGAAGGTGCCCTTCCTACCTCGCATCATCTACCTGTTCATAGCCCCCCTGGCCGTGCCGATCATCACTCCGCTTGTTGCGCTCG CTCAGCTCAAAGGACAATCTTTGGCCCACATCCTTAGGACCATCCTGATGGTAACCCTGGGCCTGTATTCACAGTACTGGCTGCTCATCAATGTCTCCGGGTTCACGTCGCCTTACGGAGCATTGCTGTGTATGCTCGTGTGCAGGGCGATGTTCTCTGTGCCGTATATCCACGTCAACATCTTCCAG CATATCGGTCTGCCGATGTTTTCTCCAACTCGTCGACCAAAGAGGATTCACCAGATGACCCACGGAGTCCTGAACCTGCCGCGAAACCCTCTGCTGGACCGGATCTTTGGACACTCGCTAATCAACTGTCACGTGGAGCACCATCTCTTCCCCTTTCTGTCAGACAACATGTGTTTAAAG gtgaaacctgtTGTGTCCAAATACCTGACTGAAAAGCAGCTGCCATATCAGGAGGACACCTACTCGTCCCGCCTGCACCTGTTCTTCCACAAATACCAGGAACTGATGGTGTTTGCCCCACCCATCACAGAGCTGGTGGGGGTGCAGTGA